The genomic stretch TCGTAAGACATACTTTGCAGAAGATTGAAGCATAACACAAAATTCTTCTCTCCTTGCCACATTGAAAGCAATGGCATTATTATAGAAAAAACTTGCAATATCTTTATATGCATCTCCTTTCAATTCCTTCTTAAAACACATTATTGATTGTGGGTTGATATCCAAATGCCCTCTTAAATATATTTTTGGGGTGGTTAACAACACCCTCCACTTCACAACTTTTCCACTTTTCAGTAACTTCTACACAATCATCTTCATTGGCAATAGCTGTTTTGTTAATCAATCTTTCTTCCAAGCTATAAACAATCTGGAGCATTACCTGCTTTATTTCATGAGTAACAAGACCCTTGCAAACTCCAACATTTTGGCCTGTTCCAACCAAGTGGTGCTTAGGTTGATAAACCCCTCCTAATATGGTTTTCTCACAAAAGTTACACTTCAGTTTTAAAGCATCTCCATTAACAAAAACTCCGTACTTCCAAGCAACATCACTCCTATTTCACTAATGCGACCAAACTTGCAGAATCGATTCAAAGATCGTAGATTATACAATTCCACAATTAACAGGGCCAATTATACATGATTCCACATAAATAAGATTCCAGGTGTACTCATAATTGTTGAGAGCAATAATAATCGCAAAATCGTACGATTTTACAATTCAAATTGCAATTTTAACTACAACGGATTCAAATCGCGATTTGAATTGTAAAATACATACTAGTTTGCTTATCATATTTGCATTTGTATGCAATTGGAGCCATGCAAAAGGAAGAAATCGTCTGAAGCAAGAAACCATGAATAATGTTATTTTTGTCATGGCAAATGCAAATTTGGACAAAAAGAAGCAATTTCGAAGACCACCTGAAGAGTTACATCTTGGTGAAGTCGGATTGTGGAGGAAAATGGCACTGCAAAACCTTTTGAAGATGATGTTAATGTTGTAGAGGATGACATTGATGATGTGCCACCTCTGGAAGAGATATAGGATATCTTAATAATTAGGATGGTGAAGGGAGTGGAGCAGAAGATTATTTTTAGTCTGAAGATCAAGTATTTTTGGTGTTTTTTACTAGcttttattgttttgtttgacACTTTTTGAGTTTGAGTTCGTTGTTTGAGACGATACAGCAACAGAAAAATGTGTATGAAGTAAGACCCTTTTGGGAGGTCAGATACCCTAATACGGTGAATTAGGTTTTAAAAACCCTTCAAACTTCTGTCTAGAAATCATGATAAGACAAGTCTTCAAATGAGTGCAGGGGAAGTTATAATATGAAATTAGGAATAAGTTTCATAACCTGAAAAATAGTTATTCAACCATAACATAATTAGTTTTATTAATGATGATCATTTGTTTATAAAACTAAATATCTGCGAAAGCAGTCTAAACTCTCTATGGCTCATTATGTTTCTCCTATTTTCAGTATGCTGAAACCCCAAAAAGTATTTTTATGTTAACCTAGCCTGATCTGTACTCAATCCATCAAAGGTATTGCATGATTATTTGTTCATCTAAtttgaaagaaaaagaaaaaatgacaCCAAGGTTGACAATTGTGTAGCAGATTTTGGGTATTTAAAGAACCGAGTGAAAAATAATACTGTTAACATTTAACGCTAACCTCTCTGTGCCTTGCATGCTCTGCATCTTCAACATCCTGCTGTTCTTTAGTCAGTTTAATAATGTCATCATGAAAATTCTGCTCAAGACCTTCAAAAGTTTGTGATGAATGATTTCCTTCATATCTAACGTCTATATCTTCTCCATGGGCCTGAGATCTGGAATCACTGTTGCTCCGGCTCTGCAAAGCTAATTTAGGATCAGGCCTCTGCCCTTGAAAATAGGACCTTGAAGCATCACCCCCTTGACCTGAACATGCAAAGTTGCCCTAAGATTCAGAAACCAAAAACTGTTTTTATATATATGTGAAAAACCTTTAACTAGGCATTTTAGACATGGTAACCAATGCTCTAACAATTAAAAAGTAGGATAGTTTAGGCAACGTAAAATTCACACCAAGATCAGCTTTCATAGCAAGGGTTACAAAGAATACGATAAGCATGAATAAAGTGGTTAGTGGAGCATAAGCAAGCATGAGGAAACAACGATTAACACTTACCTTCATTAAACATGTGAGACGTCATAGGATTAGACATCTTCGATTCATCCGATTCCCATCTCCACTGACCCTCAGGCTTAGAATTCGGATATGGATTGTCTCTTTCTGGAGTGAACGCCTCTAGCCGCCCTTCGAAATTACCAGACTTAGTTTCCACCCTTTGACCAGCCAtatgatgatgaggatgatgcATCTGGGAAGCCCCATAACTATTGGCAGATGCATCACCATACTGCCCCTGTCGCCTCATTGTTTCTGGAAAAATTTCTGTGTGAATAACACAAAACCTAAATGATATTAAAGCCACATAAACCCTAACCAATCACTTAACCACATAAGCTACACAAGAATTGTACAATCATGCATATGAAACAAATTGAAACAGAAACTGCAGAATAATGTGTAGTTTTTTGCATACACAAAAAAAGCATAATTTCTCTTGAAAAAAATAGGGAACTGAAAAACAAAAAGATAAAACTATAATTATAATAGAACATAGATAACCGTAGAATATTTGGGTAAGAGAAATTAAACTACAAACTTAGGTTAATCTATTGAAAGTAGTAAACTTTGCATGTGTAAAGAGAGTGCAATTTAATCGGaagaaagagagaaaaaaaaagtGATAAATCTTTGAATGGAAAATAAGAGGTTATCCTGTGAGTGATACTGTAACGTACCGAATCGCTGGACACTGTGGAGGACTTTCGATTATGGAGCTGCTGAAATGGAACAACGGGGGAATTGGGATTTGTCTTCAATTATCGATTAAGAAAGGAATACTGAATTTGAACATCTAAgatgaaaaataataaaaaatataaaaaaaataaaagatgAATCATTAAAATTTGCATTTATGCTGGTTACACCCCCTGTTTTCTCGGTTACACACTTTGACACAAAATCAATACTAAGATTAAAATCAAAATTATATAATTCCTAAAATGCCTCTTGTGATTTTTCTTTTGTAACAAATGTTCAATCTGATTAAAGAAAAGATTTCAAGAAAACAATATCGATCTAACAAACAACCTATATTGGTTAGAGCATCAACACACTCATTAGAGTATGACGTAATTTATAAAATGCTTGAGTGCACTTGAGTTGGCATGTATTCATGATTGAAAATCTAGCATTGGTCTTGTGATTTATTTCCATAACGAGTCTTGACAATTCATCTACTAATGCATATAAGTATAGTGAGTTGAATATTTGGATgttttttcataacctttagcttTCAAACTTTACGGTtacttttcaaaaaaaaaatgtCTTCGTTTCTTCATCCCCGAGAGTACCACTAGAAGCGATAAGTGCTTTCCTTAAAGGTTTTGCCTTCTTTCATTCATTTTGCTTCATCAATCACTCATAACCAGATACCCTTCTAACTCAAACTTACCTTCAGTATTTCTTGTTTTCTAGTCATGATGAACTATAGTATCATTGATTTAGTGAGTGACTCTAAAGTTGAAACGTCATCTTCTTCTACATCGGGGGGTATCCCCTGATTCTCCTCACCCTTTTTTAGTAGTGATCATGTAGGGCCTAAAATTATACCCATCTCTGATGAAAAGACTTCTTCTTCTAGATCATTAGACGTCCTTATATCGAATGTTAACAGAAGAATACATTGCGCTGAGGTCCACATGCCCCCTCGCATCTTGTCGGAAGAGGAGGTATGggtgtcgtaccccaaaatttccctccctttttcattttttcatcCAACCTTCGACTCGAGATCCATCTGTATACATTCATGTTTCATTCATGTGCATTACTCATTCATGGTTGACACTTGATAATTGATTATCATAGATTCAAAGCTTGTGGTTGGAAAAGCTATGGTTTGCTTATGAATCAAACTCCTTAAAGGTATGACTTAGCTCTTCATCTGTTCATAGGGAAAGTGAAACCCTAATGGAGGGCTCATACATTGAAGATCTGCTTGTGAAGCATCTTGATTCATTCAAAGACCTTGTTTGAATGGTATG from Lathyrus oleraceus cultivar Zhongwan6 chromosome 7, CAAS_Psat_ZW6_1.0, whole genome shotgun sequence encodes the following:
- the LOC127101582 gene encoding uncharacterized protein LOC127101582, which gives rise to MRRQGQYGDASANSYGASQMHHPHHHMAGQRVETKSGNFEGRLEAFTPERDNPYPNSKPEGQWRWESDESKMSNPMTSHMFNEGQGGDASRSYFQGQRPDPKLALQSRSNSDSRSQAHGEDIDVRYEGNHSSQTFEGLEQNFHDDIIKLTKEQQDVEDAEHARHRENINAINTQYEEKLEALRARHGNRRAEFLQRESRARQQQYEQIIRDPYSSSSGMTPRDSHAHNNVNAPASVGEPQRGYSADHFDPYREQSRFLGNTRDQGFEPRGPYPGGRVYDTGSRYYN